A DNA window from Jaculus jaculus isolate mJacJac1 chromosome 1, mJacJac1.mat.Y.cur, whole genome shotgun sequence contains the following coding sequences:
- the Abca2 gene encoding ATP-binding cassette sub-family A member 2 isoform X3: protein MGFLHQLQLLLWKNVTLKRRSPWVLAFEIFIPLVLFFILLGLRQKKPTISVKEAFYTAAPLTSAGILPVMQSLCPDGQRDEFGFLQYANSTVTQLLERLNRVVEESNLFDPARPSLGSELEALRQRLEALSSGPGAWESHSSRPAVSSFSLDSVARDRRELWRFLTQNLSLPNSTAQALLAARVDPHEVYRLLFGPLPALDGKLGFLRGQEPWSRLGGNPVFRMEELLLAPALLEQLTCAPGSGELGRILTMPEGHQAALQSYRDAVCGGQAAARAQRFTGLATELRNQLNLAKIAQQLGLDAPNGSDSQQQAPPSQSLQALLGDLLDAQKVLQDVDVLSALALLLPQGACTGRAPAPPASSPSGVANSTGLGTSTGSNATAEESTQSPAAPASADTLQGQCSAFVQLWAGLQPILCGNNRTIEPEALRRGNMSSLGFTSKEQRNLGLLVHLMTSNPKILYAPAGSEADRVILKANETFAFVGNVTHYAQVWLNISAEIRSFLEQGRLQQHLHWLQQYVAELRLHPEAQNLSLEELPPALRQDNFSLPNGTALLQQLDTIDNAACGWIQFMSKVSVDIFKGFPDEESIVNYTLNQAYQDNVTVFASVIFQTRKDGSLPPHVHYKIRQNSSFTEKTNEIRRAYWRPGPNTGGRFYFLYGFVWIQDMMERAIINTFVGHDVVEPGNYVQMFPYPCYTRDDFLFVIEHMMPLCMVISWVYSVAMTIQHIVAEKEHRLKEVMKTMGLNNAVHWVAWFITGFVQLSISVTALTAILKYGQVLMHSHVLIIWLFLAVYAVATIMFCFLVSVLYSKAKLASACGGIIYFLSYVPYMYVAIREEVAHDKITAFEKCIASLMSTTAFGLGSKYFALYEVAGVGIQWHTFSQSPVEGDDFNLLLAVTMLMVDTVVYGVLTWYIEAVHPGMYGLPRPWHFPLQKSYWLGSGRAEAGEWSWPWARAPRLSVMEEDQACAMESRRFEETRGMEEEPTHLPLVVCVDKLTKVYKNDKKLALNKLSLNLYENQVVSFLGHNGAGKTTTMSILTGLFPPTSGSATIYGHDIRTEMDEIRKNLGMCPQHNVLFDRLTVEEHLWFYSRLKSMAQEEIRKEMDKMIEDLELSNKRHSLVQTLSGGMKRKLSVAIAFVGGSRAIILDEPTAGVDPYARRAIWDLILKYKPGRTILLSTHHMDEADLLGDRIAIISHGKLKCCGSPLFLKGAYGDGYRLTLVKRPAEPGAPQEPGLVSSPSGRAPLSSCSEPQVSQFIRKHVASCLLVSDTSTELSYILPSEAAKKGAFERLFQHLEHSLDALHLSSFGLMDTTLEEVFLKVSEEDQSLENSEADVKESRKDVLPGTEGPAPVGGQAGNLAQCSELAHSQASLQSASSVGSARGDEGAGYADVYGDYRPLFDNLQDADNASLQEAEVEALSRVGQGSRKLEGWWLKMRQFHGLLVKRFHCARRNSKALCSQILLPAFFVCVAMTVALSVPEIGDLPPLVLSPSQYHNYTQPRGNFIPYANEERREYRLRLSPDASPQQLVSTFRLPSGVGATCVLKSPSNGSLGPMLNLSSGEFRLLAARFFDSMCLESFTQGLPLSNFVPPPPSPAPSDSPVSLDEDSLQAWNTSLLPTTGPETWTSAPSLPHLVREPVRCTCSAQGTGFSCPSSVGGHPPQMRVVTGDILTDITGHNVSEYLLFTSDRFRLHRYGALTFGNVQKSVPASFGARAPAMVRKIAVRRVAQVLYNNKGYHSMPTYLNSLNNAILRANLPKSKGNPAAYGITVTNHPMNKTSASLSLDYLLQGTDVVIAIFIIVAMSFVPASFVVFLVAEKSTKAKHLQFVSGCNPVIYWLANYVWDMLNYLVPATCCVIILFVFDLPAYTSPTNFPAVLSLFLLYGWSITPIMYPASFWFEVPSSAYVFLIVINLFIGITATVATFLLQLFEHDKDLKVVNSYLKSCFLIFPNYNLGHGLMEMAYNEYINEYYAKIGQFDKMKSPFEWDIVTRGLVAMTVEGFVGFFLTIMCQYNFLRQPQRLPVSTKPVEDDVDVASERQRVLRGDADNDMVKIENLTKVYKSRKIGRILAVDRLCLGVRPGECFGLLGVNGAGKTSTFKMLTGDESTTGGEAFVNGHSVLKDLLQVQQSLGYCPQFDALFDELTAREHLQLYTRLRGIPWKDEARVVKWALEKLELTKYADKPAGTYSGGNKRKLSTAIALIGYPAFIFLDEPTTGMDPKARRFLWNLILDLIKTGRSVVLTSHSMEECEALCTRLAIMVNGRLRCLGSIQHLKNRFGDGYMITVRTKSSQHVKDVVRFFNRNFPEAMLKERHHTKVQYQLKSEHISLAQVFSKMEQVVGVLGIEDYSVSQTTLDNVFVNFAKKQSDNVEQQEVEPSSLPSPLGLLSLLRPRPAPTELRALVADEPEDLDTDDEGLISFEEERAQLSFNTDTLC, encoded by the exons CCTTCTACACTGCAGCGCCCCTGACATCCGCTGGCATCCTGCCTGTCATGCAGTCCCTGTGCCCTGATGGCCAGCGTGATGAATTTGGCTTCCTGCAGTATGCCAACTCCAC GGTCACCCAGCTACTGGAGCGCCTCAACCGGGTGGTGGAAGAGAGCAACTTGTTTGATCCAGCACGGCCCAGCCTAGGCTCTGAGCTCGAGGCCCTGCGGCAGCGCCTGGAGGCCCTCAGCTCAGGCCCCGGCGCCTGGGAGAGCCACTCCTCTAGACCTGCAG TGTCCTCCTTCTCTCTGGACTCGGTGGCCAGGGACCGGCGGGAGCTCTGGCGTTTCCTCACGCAGAACCTGTCACTGCCCAACAGCACAGCCCAAGCCCTCCTGGCTGCCCGCGTGGACCCTCATGAG GTCTATCGCTTGCTTTTTGGTCCTTTGCCTGCCCTGGATGGGAAGTTGGGTTTCCTCAGGGGCCAGGAGCCCTGGAGCCGGCTGGGGGGCAATCCTGTGTTCCGGATGGAG gagctgctgctggctCCTGCCCTTTTGGAGCAGCTTACGTGTGCACCGGGCTCCGGGGAGCTGGGCCGGATTCTCACCATGCCCGAGGGTCACCAGGCAGCCCTGCAGAGCTACCGCGATGCTGTCTGCGGCGGACAGGCTGCGGCTCGTGCCCAGCGCTTCACCGGGCTGGCCACTGAGCTCCGGAACCAGCTGAACTTGGCCAAGATTGCCCAGCAG CTGGGCCTAGATGCCCCAAATGGCTCCGACTCCCAGCAGCAGGCTCCCCCGTCACAGAGCCTGCAGGCGCTTTTAGGAGACCTGCTTGATGCTCAGAAGGTTCTACAGGATGTGGATGTCCTGTCTGCCCTGGCCCTCCTGCTGCCCCAGGGCGCTTGCACTGGCCGGGCTCCTGCGCCTCCAGCCAGCAGCCCGAGTGGGGTGGCCAACAGCACCGGGTTGGGGACGAGCACAGGCTCCAATGCCACTGCTGAGGAGAGCACCCAGTCACCAGCTGCCCCAGCTTCTGCAGATACACTGCAAGGCCAGTGCTCAGCCTTCGTGCAGCTCTGGGCTGGCCTGCAACCCATCTTGTGTGGCAACAACCG TACCATTGAGCCTGAAGCACTGCGGAGGGGAAACATGAGCTCtctgggcttcacaagcaaggagCAGCGAAACCTGGGCCTTCTTGTGCACCTCATGACCAGCAACCCCAAAATCTTGTATGCGCCGGCGGGCTCTGAGGCTGACCGTGTGATCCTCAAG GCCAACGAGACCTTTGCCTTCGTGGGCAATGTGACACACTATGCCCAGGTCTGGCTCAACATCTCTGCCGAGATCCGCAGCTTCCTGGAGCAGGGACGGCTACAGCAGCACCTGCACTGGCTGCAGCAG TATGTGGCTGAGTTGCGGCTGCACCCTGAAGCACAGAACCTGTCACTGGAGGAGTTGCCTCCTGCCCTGCGCCAGGACAACTTCTCACTGCCCAATGGCACGGCCCTCCTGCAACAGCTAGACACAATTGACAATGCAGCATGTGGCTGGATCCAGTTCATGTCCAAG GTGAGCGTGGATATCTTCAAGGGCTTTCCTGACGAGGAGAGCATTGTCAACTATACACTCAACCAGGCCTACCAGGACAACGTCACTGTATTTGCCA GTGTGATCTTCCAGACACGGAAGGAtggctcccttcctccccacGTGCATTACAAGATCCGCCAGAACTCCAGCTTCACTGAGAAAACCAACGAGATCCGCCGTGCCTACTGGAGGCCAGGGCCCAACACGGGCGGCCGCTTTTACTTCCTGTACGGCTTTGTGTGGATCCAGG ACATGATGGAGCGTGCCATCATCAACACGTTCGTGGGGCACGACGTGGTGGAGCCTGGCAACTATGTACAGATGTTCCCGTACCCCTGCTATACCCGCGATGA cttcCTGTTTGTCATCGAGCACATGATGCCGCTGTGCATGGTGATCTCATGGGTCTATTCAGTGGCCATGACCATCCAGCACATCGTGGCAGAGAAAGAACACCGGCTCAAAGAG GTGATGAAGACAATGGGCCTGAACAACGCCGTGCACTGGGTGGCCTGGTTCATTACGGGCTTCGTGCAGCTGTCCATCTCGGTGACGGCGCTGACCGCAATCCTCAAGTACGGCCAGGTGCTCATGCACAGTCACGTGCTCATCATCTGGCTCTTCCTGGCTGTCTACGCCGTGGCCACCATCATGTTCTG CTTCCTGGTGTCCGTGCTGTACTCCAAGGCCAAGCTGGCCTCAGCCTGTGGTGGCATCATCTACTTCCTGAGCTACGTACCCTACATGTATGTGGCGATCCGTGAGGAGGTGGCCCACGATAAGATCACAGCCTTCGAGAAGTGCATCGCG TCCCTGATGTCCACAACGGCCTTTGGCCTGGGCTCCAAGTACTTTGCACTGTATGAGGTGGCAGGTGTGGGCATCCAGTGGCACACATTCAGCCAGTCCCCAGTGGAAGGGGATGACTTCAACCTGCTCCTCGCTGTCACCATGTTGATGGTGGACACAGTGGTCTACGGCGTGCTCACGTGGTACATCGAAGCCGTGCACCCAG GAATGTATGGGCTGCCCCGGCCCTGGCACTTCCCATTGCAGAAGTCCTACTGGCTGGGCAGTGGGCGGGCAGAGGCCGGGGAGTGGAGCTGGCCGTGGGCACGTGCTCCCCGCCTCAGTGTCATGGAAGAGGACCAGGCCTGTGCCATGGAGAGTCGACGTTTTG AGGAGACGCGTGGCATGGAGGAAGAGCCTACCCACCTGCCCCTGGTCGTCTGCGTGGACAAGCTCACCAAGGTCTACAAGAACGATAAAAAGCTGGCCCTGAACAAGCTGAGCCTCAATCTCTATGAGAACCAGGTGGTCTCCTTTCTGGGCCACAACGGGGCCGGCAAGACCACCACCAT GTCCATCCTGACCGGCCTCTTCCCGCCCACGTCGGGCTCGGCCACTATCTACGGACACGACATCCGCACAGAGATGGATGAGATCCGCAAGAACCTGGGCATGTGCCCGCAGCACAACGTGCTCTTCGACCGGCTCACTGTGGAGGAGCACCTCTGGTTCTACTCGCGGCTCAAGAGCATGGCACAGGAGGAGATCCGCAAGGAGATGGACAA GATGATCGAAGACCTGGAACTCTCCAACAAGCGCCACTCACTGGTGCAAACACTGTCCGGAGGTATGAAGCGTAAGCTGTCGGTGGCCATTGCTTTCGTGGGTGGCTCCCGAGCCATCATCCTGGATGAGCCCACTGCCGGCGTGGACCCCTATGCCCGCCGTGCCATCTGGGACCTCATCTTGAAGTACAAGCCAG GCCGCACCATCCTCCTGTCCACCCACCACATGGATGAGGCCGACCTGCTGGGGGACCGCATCGCCATCATCTCCCATGGGAAACTCAAGTGCTGTGGCTCCCCGCTCTTTCTCAAGGGTGCCTACGGCGACGGGTACCGCCTCACGCTGGTCAAGCGGCCCGCAGAACCCGGGGCCCCCCAAG agCCAGGGCTGGTGTCCAGCCCCTCAGGTCGTGCCCCGCTGAGCAGCTGTTCGGAGCCCCAGGTGTCTCAGTTCATCCGCAAGCACGTGGCCTCCTGCCTGCTAGTCTCTGACACGAGCACCGAGCTCTCCTACATCCTGCCCAGTGAGGCTGCCAAGAAGGGGGCCTTCGAGCGCCTCTTCCAG CACTTGGAGCACAGCCTGGACGCACTGCATCTGAGCAGTTTTGGGCTGATGGACACCACGTTAGAGGAGGTGTTCCTCAAGGTGTCTGAGGAGGACCAGTCCCTGGAGAACAGTGAAGCTG ATGTGAAGGAGTCCAGGAAAGATGTACTACCTGGGACGGAGGGTCCAGCACCCGTGGGTGGTCAAGCTGGCAACCTGGCCCAGTGCTCAGAACTGGCGCACTCACAGGCGTCGCTGCAGTCTGCATCTTCGGTGGGCTCTGCCCGTGGCGACGAGGGAGCTGGCTATGCCGATGTCTACGGTGACTACCGTCCCCTCTTTGACAACTTGCAGGACGCAGACAATGCCAGCTTGCAAG aggcagaggtggaggctCTGTCACGAGTGGGCCAGGGCAGCCGCAAGCTGGAGGGCTGGTGGCTGAAGATGAGGCAGTTCCACGGGCTCCTGGTGAAACGCTTCCACTGTGCCCGGCGGAACTCCAAAGCACTCTGCTCTCAGATCCTGCTGCCCGCCTTCTTCGTTTGTGTGGCCATGACCGTGGCACTGTCTGTTCCGGAGATCG GTGACCTGCCTCCACTGGTCCTGTCACCGTCCCAGTACCATAACTATACCCAGCCCCGTGGCAACTTCATCCCCTATGCCAACGAGGAGCGCAGGGAGTACCG ACTGCGGTTGTCGCCGGATGCCAGCCCCCAGCAGCTGGTGAGCACATTCCGGCTCCCGTCGGGCGTGGGTGCTACCTGTGTGCTCAAGTCTCCCAGCAATGGCTCCCTGGGGCCCATGCTGAACCTGAGCAGTGGAGAGTTCCGCCTGCTGGCTGCACGGTTCTTCGAcagcatgtgcctggagtcctTCACACAGGGCCTGCCGCTGTCCAACTTCGTGCCACCCCCACCCTCGCCTGCCCCATCCGACTCCCCTGTGTCCCTGGATGAGGACTCACTGCAGGCTTGGAACACCTCTTTGCTACCCACGACTGGGCCAG AGACATGGACGTCGGCACCTTCTCTGCCACACCTAGTGCGGGAGCCTGTCCGCTGCACCTGCTCTGCGCAGGGCACCGGCTTCTCCTGTCCCAGCAGCGTGGGTGGGCACCCGCCCCAGATGCGAGTGGTCACAGGTGACATTCTGACTGACATCACGGGCCACAACGTCTCAGAGTACTTGCTCTTCACCTCCGATCGCTTTCGGTTGCACCG GTATGGGGCCCTCACCTTTGGTAACGTTCAGAAGTCAGTCCCGGCTTCGTTTGGTGCCCGGGCCCCAGCCATGGTGCGGAAGATTGCAGTGCGAAGGGTGGCCCAG GTGCTCTACAATAACAAGGGCTACCACAGCATGCCCACCTACCTCAACAGCCTCAACAACGCTATCCTGCGTGCCAATCTGCCCAAGAGCAAGGGCAATCCTGCCGCTtacg GTATCACTGTCACCAACCACCCCATGAACAAGACCAGCGCCAGCCTCTCCCTGGACTACCT GCTGCAGGGCACAGACGTGGTCATCGCCATCTTCATCATTGTGGCCATGTCCTTCGTGCCGGCCAGCTTCGTGGTCTTCCTTGTGGCGGAGAAGTCCACCAAGGCTAAACACCTGCAGTTCGTCAGCGGCTGCAACCCTGTCATCTACTGGCTGGCCAACTACGTGTGGGACATG CTCAACTACCTAGTCCCGGCCACCTGCTGCGTCATTATCCTCTTTGTGTTTGACCTGCCAGCCTACACGTCACCCACCAACTTCCCAGCGGTGCTTTCTCTGTTCCTGCTCTACGG GTGGTCCATCACGCCCATCATGTATCCGGCCTCCTTCTGGTTCGAGGTCCCCAGCTCAGCCTACGTTTTCCTCATCGTCATCAACCTCTTCATCGGCATCACGGCCACCGTGGCCACCTTCCTGCTGCAGCTTTTTGAGCATGACAAG GACCTAAAGGTCGTCAACAGTTACCTGAAAAGCTGTTTCCTCATCTTCCCCAACTACAACCTGGGCCATGGGCTCATGGAGATGGCCTACAATGAGTACATCAATGAGTACTACGCTAAGATAG GCCAGTTTGACAAGATGAAATCCCCATTTGAGTGGGATATCGTCACACGCGGACTGGTAGCCATGACAGTCGAGGGCTTTGTGGgtttctttctcaccatcatGTGCCAGTACAACTTCCTTCGACAGCCACA ACGCCTGCCCGTGTCCACCAAACCCGTGGAGGATGACGTGGACGTGGCCAGTGAGCGGCAGCGAGTGCTTCGTGGGGACGCCGACAATGACATGGTCAAGATTGAGAACCTGACCAAG GTATACAAGTCCCGGAAGATTGGCCGCATCCTGGCTGTGGACCGCCTTTGCCTGGGTGTGCGTCCTGGGGAGTGCTTTGGCCTCCTGGGCGTCAATGGTGCAGGCAAGACCAGCACTTTCAAGATGCTGACGGGAGATGAGAGCACAACGGGGGGCGAGGCCTTCGTCAACGGGCACAG CGTGCTCAAGGACCTGCTCCAGGTTCAGCAGAGCCTCGGCTACTGCCCTCAGTTCGATGCCCTGTTTGACGAGCTCACAGCCCGCGAGCATCTACAGCTCTACACACGGCTGCGTGGCATCCCCTGGAAGGATGAGGCACGG GTGGTGAAGTGGGCTCTCGAGAAGCTGGAACTGACCAAGTACGCGGATAAGCCAGCTGGCACGTACAGCGGCGGCAACAAGAGAAAGCTGTCCACGGCCATCGCGCTCATTGGGTACCCCGCATTCATCTTTTTG gacgAGCCCACCACTGGCATGGACCCCAAGGCCCGGCGCTTCCTGTGGAATCTTATTCTGGACCTCATCAAGACAGGGCGCTCGGTGGTGCTGACGTCACACAG CATGGAGGAGTGTGAAGCCCTGTGTACGCGGCTGGCCATCATGGTGAACGGACGTCTGCGCTGTCTGGGCAGCATCCAGCATCTGAAGAACAG GTTTGGAGACGGCTATATGATCACTGTGAGGACCAAGAGCAGCCAGCATGTGAAGGACGTGGTGCGGTTCTTCAACAGGAACTTTCCTGAAGCCATGCTCAAG GAGCGGCACCACACAAAGGTGCAGTACCAGCTCAAGTCCGAGCACATCTCCCTGGCCCAAGTGTTCAGCAAGATGGAGCAGGTGGTGGGCGTGTTAGGCATTGAGGATTACTCTGTCAGCCAGACCACCCTGGACAAT GTGTTTGTGAACTTTGCCAAGAAGCAGAGTGAcaatgtggaacagcaagaggtGGAGCCCTCTAGCCTGCCGTCCCCACTTGGCCTGCTCAGCCTGCTGAGGCCCCGGCCCGCACCCACGGAGCTCCGGGCCCTGGTGGCTGATGAGCCTGAGGACCTGGACACAGACGACGAGGGCCTCATTAGCTTCGAGGAGGAGCGG GCCCAGCTCTCCTTCAATACGGATACACTCTGTTGA